The Cryptococcus gattii WM276 chromosome B, complete sequence genome has a segment encoding these proteins:
- a CDS encoding Small (40S) ribosomal subunit protein, putative; Rps16ap (Similar to TIGR gene model, INSD accession AAW41557.1), whose translation MSSVQTFGKKKTATAVAHVTPGRGLIRLNGSPISLVEPVVLRYKVYEPVLVLGPERFANMDIRLRVKGGGHVSQLYALRQAIAKGVVAFYAKNEDAASAIELKKALVAYDRTLLVADPRRMEPKKFGGRGARARRQKSYR comes from the exons GGCTGTGGCTCACGTCACCCCTGGCCGAGGCCTCATCCGACTTAACGGGTCCCCCATCTCCCTCGTCGAGCC TGTCGTCCTCCGATACAAGGTCTACGAACCCGTCCTCGTCCTTGGCCCCGAGAGGTTCGCCAACATGGACATCCGTCTCCGTGTCAAGGGTGGTGGTCACGTCTCTCAGCTCTACGCTCTCCGACAGGCTATCGCCAAGGGTGTCGTTGC CTTCTACGCCAAGAACGAGGATGCCGCCTCTGCTATCGAGTTGAAGAAGGCTCTTGTTGCCTACGACCGAACTCTCCTTGTCGCCGACCCCAGGCGGATGGAGCCCAAGAAGTTCGGTGGTCGCGGTGCCCGTGCCAGGAGGCAAAAG TCTTACCGATAA